The DNA sequence AAGAGTCGAACttgtaaaagataaaattaaattgataaaaggTTAGATCCTTACTCTCGAGCCCCAAGCAGTTGctatgaatttttctttttcataaaGAGCAAAACGGTTTTACGAAAGAAACatgtgacattttttttttaatgagtatgTCAAATGCTTCTAACGCTAAGCAGCGAGCTGTTCGGAAaatcatatacaaaatattgatATCAATAACGAATGCATTTTcttgatctatttttttttaatttttcaagttagTGCGCATGCCAATCCTTCAGTGATAATAGAgagaagataataaaaataaaaatataaatggaaATGAACGAGAATAAATGAAGATGACGGAAAATAATGCAGTGAAGTTTTTCAGCACAGCAATAAGTtacactaattatttatcaagtgtGGCTTATATGTTGTGTTGAAAAAGTGAGGTAATGAAAAGTGCAATTgggtttcaatttttttttttttaaaggatcagcagtattttgattttattacaCATATCATTTAGTCTAAATAATAAGGAGTGgaacggattttatttttgattttttttttctaatttcataATCAGAcgaaatttgattatttatttttccttagATTAGTCGAGTGGTTTCGATTATTTGAtccttatttaatttttctcaattcaaGTGAATGCCTCGTCTTCTTTCCTCGAGTGAACTGTCCGCTTGCATTCCCCAGgcacctaaaaaaaaaaaattgttttagatGTGTTCTAATTTTTCTCAAGTACCCAACACGTGACttttcatcaaataaattttctggtACTCGTCCACTGATTTCTtgcatcaaaattttatgaaacatTTTCAGAGTTTAAACCCTTCATACTTACtcctcatatttatttacatagattagtatttaataaagacATGGgtatcaaataaatcaattatttattgagacaCACATTAAACTACAAAACGTTGATTCAAATTTAGCCAAAaacacaaaaacaaaaaataataataaaaatgatgataaataatttaaaaaataagcgggaaattatttttgagcgGCAATTGGAGTATAGGAATGAAGATAATTTTCCATGTTTCCAATTTTATCGGCATGCTGGCGCCTGATGTGTCGCATCCAGTGCGGCTTCCTCTTGCATCTGTGGGGGCAGAACGGGCACTGGAACGTCGGATCCTTGCCGCATTCCCAGCGTATGTGTCGCATCAGCGAGTCCTTCCGCATGTAATTTCTCCCGCACTTTACGCAGGTGAACGGACGattgtctttatttttacCCATTAAATTACCTCtgggtatttttatttgcccCGCCGGGGTCTTATTATTGACCCACTGGCGCAGCAGCTCGTAATTCTGGAAGATCGCACTTaaatctgaaataaaatacaaaatttttagatgaaaCAAAGATAATAACAACGACAACAACCCACTGGgtagttaaatatatttttgatctcGATTCCACTGCCCACCACCAGACATCCGAGCATTGGATCCTCAGTCGTCCAGAGTTTCGTGCAAACCAAAGTAACAACACACAGCAACTCATCTTAGAATAATCGACACACAGAGACAagttttttaagaaaatgcaGGTCGTTTTCAAATCACTACATGCTTTCCTGAAAATCTCCAGAACGTCTGACGACGCCgtcattaatttacaaaacgaaattcatttatttgtttttattatcaacttttttttatttatttcgtcTTCAAGATAGCaaacttcaataaaaattttatgccattagttaaaatgaaatttcataagaaGTACAAAGACaagtaaaacattttttttaaaaatctgtaaTGTTGATTACAGATGGGTGCTCATGTGTCTTCTTAAATTTGTCTGCCTGACGGTTTTGTACGAGCAATAGACACACTTATATTTCGGCTCGCGATTACACTCGATTCTCTGGTGGAACTGCAGAGCCTGCAAGGTACTGTACGCTCGCTGACACACTCCGcagatgaattttttatcgtaGCCTTCCAATAAACCGAACTCAtctgtaagaaaaaaattttaatttgttagtAATGacaactaattaatattttttaaattaaattatgctACGAAAAGTGAGAGGTCAAATCCTGATACTTAtttttctaacaaattttagctcagaaataatttaaaaaaataaatttgttatggAACAAGTGACGCAACGAGTAACagtatgattatattttattaatttgcttttagaaaaatataaacaattataataaaaatatgatttagtTTTAGGAGTGCGTTTAATGAAAAagtgctgaaaaaaattaatggttgGTTAGTAAAAACACCTGGAgtgaagtataaaaaataaatttgatgataaaatatgTCGGAAGTAAATGAAGCTTAGGTGATGGCATGTATTTGGTGTCGCGCAGAATGTTTCGCGAGTTTGTCGcgacgataaaattttttattgcatgtCGCACATGTGTGCTTGGGCTCTTCGACGTGGAGTTTCATGTGAGCGGTCAAGTTGTGTTTGTAAGTAAATTTTCCATTACAGATTCTACACTGATATCTGGGATGTTTTCCGCACTCCATGCGCATGTGACGTCTCAAGCAGGAAGCTCTCCGGTAGACGCGGTTACAATTTGGGCACTTGTACGACGACTGACCTCGAGTCGTTGTCGTCGGCTCGGGAACAGAATTTCTCATCGGCAGATAAATATTCGCCAAGTTTTCAAATCTTGGCTCTGCTTCTGGATTATTCGCCTCCATGGGCCTGAACTCAGGCATACTTTGATACCTTGCTCTGAGCCATGgacctgaaaaataaatttatttatgaagtGACTGTTCGAACAAGAgactgaaaaaatcaaaacccGTCTTGTTAATTAgacacttttttataaattaaataccagGAAATCTCAATCTAAATAAAACCTCTCGTctcattgataaataaaataattgataattattctactctcgttatatttttatgacatttttattaaaaaaataaaacaacaacaataacattaGTAATTGACTATCTGTTTAAAAATGGCAACAGTATAAAActctgataaatatttaaaaacaataattatcatctAAAATAAGCTCGAGGACTCTGTCGCGATCGGGACTCGCGGTGATAAATCAGACGAAACGTTGCTGCTGCAGTGCGgggtttaatttttcatcgacTCCCGAAAAGGAGAGATGGATCCGATAATGCCGAAGCAAACTGTGCTTGTGTTTGAATTtagcataaaatattatgcaCTCAAACTGTGCTTCCTTCCCGCACTCGAGTCTCTTGTGTCGCTGGAGTGAAATCATTCTCCTGTAATGCCTCCCACAAGCCGCACAAGGATACACTCTGCTGGTATCCTCGTCAGAGTGCTGTTGCTGATGGTctgctgaaaaataaattccattaATTAGTCAGACAACTCTCTTACCACTCGCTATTTCTAAAGCAAGGACTCAggcttcaattaaatttaaaaaaatacactcttttttagaaaataaccctcaacaatttgttttttattaattatattcaaataataataataataataataataataataataataataataataatataataaacctttccaaaaaaaaaaaaaattataaatatcgtGGAATGAATTGGAATCGTTAATTACtacactaattaattaattaagagtCAGAGAGACAAAGAACTACATTtgaatgtatgaaaaataaatcaataaattgattaattaatcaattaactcACTTAACATAATTAAGTATACATACAATAGGTACCACAATTCCATactatgaaattaaaaactaaagacggaaaatttaattaaaatgtcatactcaataaaatatataagatacatatttataaaccttacgaagtaactaatttttttttattttcatcatataataatttgtttaatattctttatgccaataaaaataattcaaatatgatTTCCCAAAATCGTATTTTTtcgtatactttttttttttttaaataatcataaccCATTTTATCATTTggtaattaagaaaaatgttaatatgatcccaagtaaaaattttattttttaaaatatgcagCAGAGgtgcatttaatttttccaataaaaaattctgttgCTTTATTAAAGatcgtagattttttttttaaatttgaaaattgccGCGAGATTTCAAAGTTACGATATTCTTAAAAGGTAACCCAATTTCTGCATAcaactcatatattttatcaaaacgaGCCTTACCAGAGGTCTCGCtatcttcaatttaaaaaatcaaaattttcaaaagttctaaaactcaaaaaacctttctataatttttcattcgcgtaaataataataatctcaccagacaaatttaaatctcgtaaattaacaataaatctcGTATAAtatcatttacaaaaaaaaaaaaaaaaaaaaaagttgaattctttaaaaacgggtaaaaaaatttatttgaaaagagCACTTTTGTGAGCCTCaagttgattaaataaaatcagttaCGTCtgtatataatgataattaatattactatttaaatgaacggaaaaaaaatcccaACTAATTTTCGTTGCAGGCACAATAGTAAATGGCGACTAATTCGCTATAAAtactgatataaaaaatactgacGTCTTCAATGTTATTTCAATTTGACGTCCGTTTATTAtcatacttatttatattaatagtaataacaatTAGTGTCTATTCATCGCACAACaattacacaaaaatattctctgtcataaaagtaaattttcaaattatttataagaatacatataaataataatatatatctataataaattttccagaaaatgctcttttaatttttctcacaCTCAtacttacatttatttataattataaggcCGCTTTCAAATTATCT is a window from the Microplitis demolitor isolate Queensland-Clemson2020A chromosome 4, iyMicDemo2.1a, whole genome shotgun sequence genome containing:
- the LOC106694066 gene encoding zinc finger protein 322 isoform X2 translates to MPEFRPMEANNPEAEPRFENLANIYLPMRNSVPEPTTTTRDEFGLLEGYDKKFICGVCQRAYSTLQALQFHQRIECNREPKYKCVYCSYKTVRQTNLRRHMSTHL
- the LOC106694066 gene encoding zinc finger protein 468 isoform X1 produces the protein MPEFRPMEANNPEAEPRFENLANIYLPMRNSVPEPTTTTRGQSSYKCPNCNRVYRRASCLRRHMRMECGKHPRYQCRICNGKFTYKHNLTAHMKLHVEEPKHTYEFGLLEGYDKKFICGVCQRAYSTLQALQFHQRIECNREPKYKCVYCSYKTVRQTNLRRHMSTHL